The following are from one region of the Heliangelus exortis chromosome 2, bHelExo1.hap1, whole genome shotgun sequence genome:
- the SOCS6 gene encoding suppressor of cytokine signaling 6, translated as MKKISLKTIRKSFNLNKSKDESDFVVVQQPSLSEFGKDDSLFGSCYGKDLASCDVNSEDEKGGKNRSKSESLMGTLKRRLSAKQKQKGKGSTPSVSSADDDTFSSSSAPITFKDVRAQRPLRSTSLRNHHYSPTPWPLRPTNSEETCIKMEVKVKALVHSSNPSPALNGVRKDFHDLQSDNVFQEQNNTLKSTESHNGDLHLHIDEHVPVVIGLMPQDYIQYTVPLDEGMYPLEGSRSYCLDSSSPMEVSTVSSQIGGNAFHEEESQVDQDVVVAPDIFVDQTVNGLLIGTTGVMLQSPRVNHSDIPPLSPLLPPMQNNQIQRNFNGLNGTDAHVAESMRCHLNFDPNTAPGVGRVYDSVQNSGPMVVTSLTEELKKLAKQGWYWGPITRWEAEGKLANVPDGSFLVRDSSDDRYLLSLSFRSHGKTLHTRIEHSNGRFSFYEQPDVEGHTSIVDLIEHSIRDSENGAFCYSRSRLPGSATYPVRLTNPVSRFMQVRSLQYLCRFVIRQYTRIDLIQKLPLPNKMKDYLQEKHY; from the coding sequence atgaagaaaattagtCTCAAAACAATTCGCAAGTCCTTCAacttaaataaaagtaaagatGAAAGCGACTTTGTAGTGGTTCAGCAGCCATCGTTAAGTGAATTTGGAAAAGATGACTCCTTGTTTGGCAGCTGCTATGGTAAAGATTTGGCTAGCTGTGATGTCAATAGTGAAGAtgaaaaaggaggcaaaaataGATCAAAAAGTGAAAGCTTAATGGGTACGTTAAAAAGGAGGctttcagcaaaacaaaaacagaaaggCAAAGGCAGCACACCATCTGTAAGCTCTGCAGACGATGacactttttcttcctcatctgctCCAATAACCTTCAAAGATGTGCGAGCTcaaagacctctgagatccaCTTCCCTCCGTAACCACCATTACAGTCCAACTCCGTGGCCCCTCCGACCCACAAATTCGGAAGAGACTTGCATCAAAATGGAAGTGAAAGTCAAGGCCTTGGTCCATTCCTCTAATCCAAGCCCAGCACTGAATGGCGTTCGAAAGGACTTCCATGACTTGCAGTCAGACAACGTGTTCCAGGAACAAAACAATACACTAAAAAGTACAGAGTCTCACAATGGGGACTTGCATCTTCATATTGATGAACATGTGCCTGTAGTTATTGGATTAATGCCTCAGGACTACATTCAGTATACTGTGCCTTTAGATGAGGGAATGTATCCTTTGGAAGGATCGCGAAGTTACTGTCTGGATAGTTCCTCCCCGATGGAAGTTTCCACTGTTTCTTCTCAGATAGGGGGGAACGCTTTCCACGAAGAAGAGAGCCAAGTGGATCAGGATGTAGTTGTTGCACCAGATATCTTTGTGGACCAGACAGTGAATGGTTTGTTGATTGGTACCACAGGAGTCATGTTGCAAAGCCCAAGAGTTAATCACAGTGATATCCCTCCACTCTCACCTTTGCTACCTCCAATGCAGAATAATCAAATCCAAAGGAACTTCAACGGATTGAATGGCACAGACGCCCACGTGGCTGAAAGTATGCGCTGCCATTTGAATTTCGATCCTAACACCGCCCCTGGAGTCGGAAGAGTTTATGACTCTGTACAGAACAGCGGTCCTATGGTTGTGACAAGTCTCACggaagaactgaaaaaactCGCAAAGCAAGGATGGTACTGGGGCCCCATTACACGttgggaggcagagggaaaatTAGCTAATGTGCCTGACGGCTCTTTCCTCGTTCGAGATAGCTCTGATGATCGTTACCTTTTAAGTTTGAGTTTTCGTTCCCACGGAAAAACTCTTCACACTAGAATCGAACACTCAAATGGTAGGTTTAGCTTTTACGAACAACCGGATGTGGAGGGACACACGTCTATAGTGGACTTAATTGAACATTCAATCAGGGACTCTGAAAATGGAGCTTTCTGCTATTCGAGATCGCGACTCCCTGGATCTGCAACTTACCCGGTGAGGCTGACAAACCCGGTGTCGCGGTTCATGCAGGTGCGTTCCTTACAGTACCTGTGTCGTTTTGTTATACGTCAGTACACCAGGATAGACCTGATTCAGAAACTGCCTTTGCCAAACAAAATGAAGGATTATTTACAGGAAAAGCACTACTGA